The DNA segment TGTGCTCGCGGGCCTTGGCGACTTCCTCGCGGCCGTCGGCCGCCCCGGTCTGCGCGCCGTCCTCGCTCGCGGTGAGGCGGCGGGCGCGGACTCCGTCATACGGGACGACCTCCGAGGGGCGCATTGTCTCCTCGTCTTCGACGACGCCCACGAGGCGATCCCGGAGGTCCTCGACTTTCTCCGGTTCCTGAAAGACGTGATCGCGGACGCGCCGGACGGCCGGGCAATCGTCTTGTCGCGGCGGACGGCGGCCTTCTACGATCGACGGGACGTCGCGATCCGACACGTCGTGCGGGAGATCGACCTGCAGGGCCTCGGCCGCGACGAGATTGCCGCACTCCTGCCGGCGGACTCCGACGGAAGGCGTCTCGCCACGATTGCGGAGCGGCTCGGGGGCCATCCACTGTTCGTCGAGCTCCTTCGGTCCGCGCCGGCGCGCGGCATCGCAGCTCCCTCCCTCACCGACGTGCGCCGGTTCATCGAGGAAGAGATCTACGCGGAGCTGTCCGAGCCGGAGCGACGGATGATGAAAGCCGCCGCCCTTTACGAGGTGCCGTTCCCCCGCGACGCCGCGTTCATCGAGCCGTCCCTGTCGCACGACGTCTTCCTCGCGCTGACGACGAAGTCCCTGATCCGCCCGGTGGGTGAGGACGCCTTCGGCGTCCACGACACGATCCGCGATTTCTTCACGTCAATCCTGACGGAGTCCGAACGGAAGGCGCTCGCCCCCGCCGCCATCGCGCGGCTCCTCCGGATGGCGGACGCGGCGAGCGCGTCGAAGGACTTCGTCGCGGCGCTGAATGCGCTGTCGAACGCCCTCGAGCTCGCGATGACTCGGGAGCAGACCGCCACGTCGTCGGAGGGCCTCGGAGACGCATACGAGCGACTCGGCGACCTCCCGGCGGCCCTGGCGGCGTACGCGGAGGCGATGCGGAACGTCGAGGAACCGGAGTCGCTCGCGCGGTTGCACCGCAAGAGCGCCGCGGCCCTCCAAGTCCGGGGCGAGAACGGTCGCGCCGCCGTCGAAATCGAGGCGGGCTTCAAGGCGCTCGTCGAGCGTGACAGCGCGGAGCGGGGATGGCTCAACCTCGTGGCGTGTCGGGTCGCATTCGGCCGAGAGGACTGGGCGGAGGCGCGGGACCATGGGGAGGCCGCATTGGCGTCGTTCCGGGCGATGGGAGACTCGCAGGGCGAAGCGGAGACCCTGCTGCAGCTCGGCGCGTCCGAGATCCGCTCCCCCGGCGCCCGACCGAACGGAGTGGAGCGGTACCTCCTCGGCGCGCTCCAGGCTCTCGGGTCCGGAGGGGACCCGGAGTTCCAGGTCCGCGTGAACGTCTCCCTGGCGAACCTGTATGCGTACCGGATTGGGGACGTCGAGAGGGCGAGACGCCATCTCGCGGCGGTGCGCTCGCTTGAACCGTCGATCGCGGATCCGCACGTCCTCCGTTCCGTCCTGATGCTGCAGGGATGGTTCGCCCTCTACCAGGAGGCGGACTTCGATGCGGCGGAGGGATTCTTCACGCGGGCCGCGGACCTGGCCCGTCGGATCCACGACCGCCTCACCGCCGTGTTCGCGGACCAAGGCATCGCCCAGGCCCTCTTCTTCCGCGGGGACATCGATACGGCACGCCGCCGGCTCGAGGCGTTCGCCGCGGAAGTCCGGGAGGTTGCGGGCCCGGGAGAGGAGGTCGAAGCCCTCTGGTCCATCGCGGAATGTGCGCTCATCCTCGGAGACGTGGACGGTTTCCGGAAGATCGCAGCGGAATTCCGCAATCCGCGGGTGGCCGGGAGCCTCGATGCACGACCGCTCCAAACCCGCGTCCTCGAAGGACTGGAGCGGCTGATCCAGGGAGATCGCGACGGATCCCGTGCGTCCTTTGAGGAGGCGGTCCGCCTCGCCGAGACGAGCTATCTCGCGGGCGAGGCCGTCCCCACGGCCTTCGCGCATTTCTACTACGGCGTCGCTCTGCGCGCGATGGGGGCCGAATCCCAGGGGACGGCTCACGTCCGCAAGGCCCGCGAACTCCTAGAACGGAGCGGCTTCCGCGCCCAGCTCGAGGCGATCGTCCGTGACGAGCCTCGCCTGGTCGCGTCGCTCCGCGACGGAGTCGCCGAGTCGGGGGCGAAGTCCCACTAGCGCCGGGGCCGCCCACCGATCTGGGCGCGCAGGTCAAAGAGCTGCCCAATCCAGTAGTCGATCACGGCCAGCTGCTGCTGGGCGGGCATCCCGCCTTTCCGATACGACGCGAGCTTTTGCTCGAGCGTTCGGAACGTCTTGATGATGTTCACGGGAGGCCACGGCCAAAAATTCTCTCCTCTTGCGACGGTTCTCTCCGGCAAATCCGAACTCCCCTCGGGGCCGCATCGAGCGATTCATCTAAAAACCTTCCGAGTCGCCGCTGCGGATCGACTCCGAAGGGAATCTTATATGTTCCCGGCCCTACCGCCATCGATGCAAGACAAGGGACCGTTCGACAGCCTCGGCCTCGATCCCACCCTGGTGCGGGCCGTCCACGCGCTCGGGTATGAGGCCCCGACGCCGATCCAGCGGGAGGCGATCCCACCGATCCTCGCCGGACGCGACGTGATCGGCACGGCCCAGACCGGGTCGGGCAAGACGGCCGCCTTCCTCCTGCCGATCCTCCAGCGGTTCCTGCAGGAGCCGTCCCGCGGCACGCGCGCCCTCGTGCTCTCGCCGACCCGCGAGCTAGCGGCGCAGATCGAGACGGCGTTCCGCGGCCTTGCGAAGGGGACGCGGCTCCACGCCCACGCGGTGTACGGCGGCGTCGGGATGGCGCCGCAGGAACACGCTCTCCGAGGCGGGGTCGACGTCGTCGTCGCGACCCCCGGACGGCTGCTCGACCACATGTCCCGCCGGAACGTGGACTTCCGGGCGCTGCGGGTTCTCGTCCTCGACGAGGCCGACCGGATGCTCGACATGGGGTTCCTGCCCGACGTCCGGAGGATCGTCGACGCCCTGCCGAGG comes from the Thermoplasmata archaeon genome and includes:
- a CDS encoding tetratricopeptide repeat protein, which gives rise to MPVVRLTAKERILIHLADYAKYADVVEVTPEIGQEGIAHAADIYVQHVRQFLDPLLKEGLVRERTAHVKGHRRRLKVYDLTDSGRLSASRLREQVRGERIRVRDATGVRETTVGEVVREASGKITIASLMRAAGEEEVVDLSALGAVATPGMVARLAEAPRVAVFVGRQDELDALTREEAGPRVFVIRGVAGIGKSSLAAKACEKLKGSHNAYWHQIRPWDTRPSVLAGLGDFLAAVGRPGLRAVLARGEAAGADSVIRDDLRGAHCLLVFDDAHEAIPEVLDFLRFLKDVIADAPDGRAIVLSRRTAAFYDRRDVAIRHVVREIDLQGLGRDEIAALLPADSDGRRLATIAERLGGHPLFVELLRSAPARGIAAPSLTDVRRFIEEEIYAELSEPERRMMKAAALYEVPFPRDAAFIEPSLSHDVFLALTTKSLIRPVGEDAFGVHDTIRDFFTSILTESERKALAPAAIARLLRMADAASASKDFVAALNALSNALELAMTREQTATSSEGLGDAYERLGDLPAALAAYAEAMRNVEEPESLARLHRKSAAALQVRGENGRAAVEIEAGFKALVERDSAERGWLNLVACRVAFGREDWAEARDHGEAALASFRAMGDSQGEAETLLQLGASEIRSPGARPNGVERYLLGALQALGSGGDPEFQVRVNVSLANLYAYRIGDVERARRHLAAVRSLEPSIADPHVLRSVLMLQGWFALYQEADFDAAEGFFTRAADLARRIHDRLTAVFADQGIAQALFFRGDIDTARRRLEAFAAEVREVAGPGEEVEALWSIAECALILGDVDGFRKIAAEFRNPRVAGSLDARPLQTRVLEGLERLIQGDRDGSRASFEEAVRLAETSYLAGEAVPTAFAHFYYGVALRAMGAESQGTAHVRKARELLERSGFRAQLEAIVRDEPRLVASLRDGVAESGAKSH